Proteins encoded by one window of Salmonirosea aquatica:
- a CDS encoding histidine kinase: MRKLVSACLLILLFTPILVAQPVPTLRLSDIKNDTSLIGLALWRITAQPPFPNDTLAVSTFHTFGGGQESGRDSVYWARFDVLNDTPYPQRRIFDSPAQNDVVHFYISPDRFRTVRHERVGRFVSYWEVAYRYSNYLLPVDFSPGQTLSFLIRIDNRYALFSDPNVRFITEQSLKDSFWESYSSNFNGAYLSVLVLGAVLAIFLFVAFLFITTRDSLYLYYGLYLGGVALYFTLKTDSLFFMGYWVDGFPITVSLINEPLQLIYTALYIRFSMGLLRIREHDPHLDRFLNISWKGLIDYAFLVLLVSAVIWKREFEQNLLIFDRVVLLVFNVAMLVRILQKNRSPLLTYFLIGNVFFITGVVLSTVTSLGLIDREVYATLSPINFFQIGVLCEIMCFSFALGYNVRLLERERNNNQRAYIDQLRVNQDISEKANRELTEKLDERTREVMAMSEAMQVQKEAHLRSEFEFQLSEMEMQALRAQMNPHFIFNSLNTIRYFVLNNENDKASDYLGKFARLLRMVLQNSSENTIPLSEELEALRLYLEIEARRFGESFGYEIRVPEDFDTDGLQVPPLLLQPFAENAIWHGLLHSPNPDKQLTVRVSEEKDFCLFVIEDNGIGRQKARQMKSRSAHVKKSFGMQITSKRVELFNKNFSSQIQIAVNDVVGPDGEVAGTSVEIRYQLPE; the protein is encoded by the coding sequence ATGCGGAAACTCGTATCTGCCTGTTTGCTTATCCTGTTATTTACGCCAATCCTGGTTGCCCAACCCGTACCTACCCTTCGCCTTTCAGATATCAAAAATGACACTTCACTGATTGGCCTGGCCCTATGGCGCATTACGGCACAGCCCCCGTTTCCGAACGACACACTGGCGGTTTCAACGTTTCATACTTTCGGGGGTGGGCAAGAATCAGGGCGTGATAGTGTCTATTGGGCCCGATTTGATGTACTTAACGATACACCCTACCCCCAACGTCGGATTTTTGATTCGCCCGCTCAGAATGATGTCGTTCATTTCTATATCTCGCCCGACCGTTTCCGCACGGTACGGCACGAGCGGGTAGGACGTTTCGTATCCTACTGGGAGGTAGCCTACCGGTATAGCAATTATCTGCTACCGGTGGATTTTTCGCCCGGCCAAACGCTTTCCTTCCTGATCAGAATCGATAACCGCTATGCGCTTTTCTCTGACCCCAATGTACGCTTTATCACGGAACAAAGCCTGAAGGATAGCTTTTGGGAAAGCTATTCGAGCAACTTCAATGGCGCGTACCTTAGCGTGCTGGTTCTGGGCGCGGTACTGGCTATCTTTTTGTTCGTCGCTTTCCTATTCATCACCACCCGCGACTCCCTTTATCTATACTATGGTCTATATCTGGGTGGCGTAGCCCTGTACTTCACTCTGAAAACCGACTCGTTGTTTTTTATGGGCTACTGGGTCGATGGCTTCCCCATAACCGTCAGCCTTATCAACGAACCTCTGCAACTGATTTATACTGCGCTCTATATCCGTTTTTCCATGGGACTGCTGCGGATCAGGGAGCATGATCCGCACCTGGACCGCTTCCTGAATATTTCCTGGAAGGGATTGATAGACTATGCTTTCCTGGTCTTGTTAGTTTCGGCGGTCATCTGGAAGCGTGAGTTTGAACAGAACTTGCTCATCTTCGACCGGGTGGTGCTGCTGGTATTCAATGTGGCCATGCTGGTACGTATTCTCCAAAAAAACCGCTCGCCTCTCCTGACGTACTTTTTGATCGGTAATGTTTTCTTTATCACCGGCGTAGTACTTTCCACCGTTACCAGCCTGGGGCTGATTGATAGGGAAGTGTACGCAACGCTTTCACCGATCAACTTTTTTCAGATTGGCGTTCTGTGCGAAATCATGTGCTTTTCGTTTGCGCTTGGCTACAACGTAAGGCTACTGGAACGCGAACGAAACAATAATCAGCGGGCTTACATTGATCAGTTGCGCGTGAATCAGGATATTTCGGAAAAAGCAAACCGCGAACTGACCGAAAAGCTAGACGAGCGAACTCGGGAAGTGATGGCCATGTCGGAAGCCATGCAAGTACAGAAAGAAGCACATTTGCGGTCGGAGTTTGAGTTTCAGCTGAGTGAAATGGAAATGCAGGCCCTGCGGGCGCAGATGAATCCGCACTTTATTTTCAACAGCCTCAACACGATTCGGTACTTCGTACTCAACAATGAGAACGACAAGGCCAGCGATTACCTGGGCAAATTTGCCCGCCTCCTCAGGATGGTACTCCAAAATTCCAGCGAGAACACGATCCCGTTGAGTGAAGAACTGGAGGCCCTGCGGCTGTACCTTGAAATTGAAGCGAGGCGCTTCGGAGAAAGTTTTGGGTATGAGATCAGGGTACCTGAAGACTTCGATACGGACGGCCTGCAGGTACCCCCGTTGCTACTGCAGCCTTTTGCTGAAAATGCTATCTGGCACGGCTTGTTACACAGCCCTAATCCCGACAAGCAGCTCACTGTAAGGGTTTCGGAAGAGAAAGACTTTTGCCTGTTTGTGATTGAGGACAACGGAATCGGCAGGCAGAAAGCCCGCCAGATGAAGAGCCGCTCGGCCCACGTCAAGAAATCGTTCGGTATGCAGATCACCAGTAAACGGGTGGAGCTTTTTAACAAAAACTTTTCCTCCCAAATCCAGATTGCGGTAAATGATGTGGTAGGACCGGATGGCGAGGTTGCAGGTACCTCCGTAGAAATTCGCTACCAGTTGCCCGAGTAG
- a CDS encoding heavy metal translocating P-type ATPase, producing MGKNEPNTQVPTAEPTLCYHCGERCRDEPISHDHHDFCCEGCQTVYDLLKENDLCQYYRFTDGKGNSPDVDFYQGKFAHLDLDDMRTKLLEFTDGRQERVNWLVPKMHCSSCIWLLEQLHRLHPGVRSSVVNFPEKTVRITFDPAQIRLSQLAELMARVGYEPYISLNDVENKRPPKWNRTRLYKIGIAGFAFGNIMMLSLPEYFNLGQSTEDQQLRGLFTTLNVALAVPVFFYSASEFFVSAGKALRGRYLNIDAPIALALLSVFLTSIYQVITQSGSGYFDSLAGAVFFMLLGRYFQDKTYASIAFDRDYKSYFPIAVAVVNDGVETRLPVQDLRPGDRIRVRNRELIPADATLASPATLIDYSFVSGEAEPVKRKKGDILYAGGRQCGPAIELEIVRRVSQSYLTQLWNNDAFTKEKEDQNQTLAARINRYFSVVVLALAAVTFVVWSVAGQWETAFNAFTTVLLVACPCALLLSATFTNGNLLSLFGKHGFYLKNAHALERLSRTDTVVFDKTGTITLPSEAEVEFVGVPLTAKEQSMFKTLATQSSHPLSRLLVKALPEVPTSKKAFTQFYEQEGAGIRAEWGRQSVRLGSFRWVGEGTGIPSEFGEGTPPQNPHVYVAVDGNIRGYFAIRPRYRPGLAATVATLQAENYDTYLLSGDQPTDPQFLGELFGDNSHLLFQQKPEQKLDFIKKLQQTQNRNVLMVGDGLNDAGALQQSDVGLAVSDDINNFSPACDVLLQGEKLPLLPRYIRLAQSGQRIIKTSFGISLLYNLVGVSFAITGQLSPAVSAILMPISSIFIVLFTTAATNYSARRWLRVK from the coding sequence ATGGGAAAGAACGAACCCAATACACAGGTACCTACCGCCGAACCTACCCTTTGCTACCACTGCGGCGAACGCTGTCGCGATGAGCCAATCAGCCACGATCACCACGATTTCTGTTGTGAAGGCTGCCAGACGGTCTATGACCTGCTCAAGGAGAATGACCTGTGCCAGTACTACCGCTTCACGGATGGAAAGGGCAACTCGCCTGACGTGGATTTCTACCAGGGTAAGTTCGCCCATCTGGACCTGGACGACATGCGCACCAAATTACTGGAATTTACCGATGGGCGGCAGGAGCGGGTCAATTGGCTGGTACCCAAAATGCACTGCAGTTCGTGCATCTGGCTGCTGGAGCAGTTGCACCGTTTGCATCCGGGCGTCAGGAGTTCGGTTGTCAACTTTCCCGAAAAGACCGTTCGTATTACCTTTGACCCTGCCCAAATAAGACTCAGCCAACTGGCTGAACTCATGGCGCGGGTCGGTTATGAGCCTTACATCAGTCTGAATGATGTAGAAAACAAGCGGCCTCCCAAATGGAACCGTACGCGTCTGTACAAGATCGGCATTGCGGGTTTTGCCTTTGGCAATATCATGATGCTGAGCCTGCCCGAGTATTTCAACCTTGGGCAAAGTACCGAAGACCAGCAATTGCGCGGCTTGTTTACCACGCTGAATGTAGCCTTGGCCGTACCGGTGTTTTTTTACAGTGCTTCCGAATTTTTTGTGTCGGCCGGGAAAGCCCTGCGGGGAAGGTACCTCAACATCGACGCGCCCATTGCCCTCGCACTGCTGAGTGTTTTTCTGACGAGTATCTACCAGGTCATTACGCAAAGTGGATCGGGGTACTTCGATTCGTTAGCCGGAGCCGTGTTCTTCATGCTATTGGGAAGGTACTTTCAGGATAAAACCTACGCCAGTATCGCCTTCGATCGCGATTACAAATCCTACTTCCCCATAGCCGTCGCGGTCGTAAACGACGGCGTCGAAACGCGGCTACCCGTACAGGATCTGCGGCCCGGCGACCGCATTAGGGTACGCAACCGCGAACTGATTCCGGCGGATGCCACGTTGGCAAGCCCCGCGACGCTTATTGATTACAGTTTCGTATCGGGTGAAGCGGAACCGGTGAAACGGAAAAAGGGAGATATCCTCTACGCCGGGGGACGGCAGTGCGGTCCGGCTATAGAGCTGGAAATCGTGCGGCGCGTCTCCCAAAGCTACCTGACACAACTCTGGAACAATGATGCCTTTACCAAAGAAAAAGAAGATCAGAACCAAACGCTGGCCGCACGCATCAACCGTTATTTCTCGGTTGTCGTATTAGCGCTGGCGGCGGTCACGTTTGTGGTATGGTCGGTAGCAGGGCAGTGGGAAACCGCCTTCAATGCGTTTACGACGGTCCTGCTGGTAGCTTGTCCGTGTGCCCTGTTGCTTTCGGCTACTTTCACCAATGGTAACCTGCTGAGCCTGTTCGGCAAGCACGGCTTTTATCTCAAAAATGCCCACGCTCTCGAACGCCTTTCCAGGACCGATACGGTCGTATTTGACAAAACAGGAACGATAACGCTCCCCAGTGAAGCGGAGGTGGAGTTTGTGGGGGTACCTTTGACTGCCAAAGAGCAGAGTATGTTCAAAACCCTGGCTACCCAATCGTCACATCCATTGAGCCGCTTGCTAGTGAAAGCATTACCGGAGGTACCTACGAGCAAAAAAGCGTTCACCCAATTCTACGAGCAGGAAGGGGCAGGCATCCGGGCTGAGTGGGGGCGGCAATCGGTACGTCTGGGTTCGTTCCGTTGGGTAGGTGAGGGGACAGGAATTCCATCTGAATTCGGCGAAGGTACCCCTCCCCAAAATCCGCACGTTTACGTAGCAGTCGACGGCAATATCAGGGGGTACTTTGCGATTCGTCCGCGCTACCGGCCCGGCCTGGCCGCTACGGTAGCTACCCTGCAGGCCGAAAACTACGATACCTACCTGTTATCGGGCGATCAGCCCACCGATCCGCAGTTTCTGGGCGAACTTTTCGGGGATAATTCTCACCTGCTTTTTCAGCAAAAACCAGAGCAAAAGCTCGATTTTATCAAGAAGCTTCAACAAACTCAAAACCGGAACGTACTCATGGTGGGCGACGGCCTCAACGATGCCGGAGCCTTACAACAAAGCGACGTAGGGCTGGCCGTTTCGGACGACATTAACAACTTCTCGCCCGCCTGCGATGTACTTTTACAGGGCGAAAAGCTACCCTTACTGCCCAGGTACATCCGGCTGGCGCAGTCCGGACAGCGCATTATAAAAACCAGTTTTGGCATTTCGTTGCTCTATAATTTAGTGGGTGTTTCGTTCGCGATTACGGGGCAATTGTCGCCCGCAGTGTCAGCCATTCTTATGCCTATTAGTTCTATCTTCATCGTGCTTTTTACAACCGCCGCCACTAACTATTCGGCGCGCCGATGGTTGCGGGTAAAGTAA
- the ccoS gene encoding cbb3-type cytochrome oxidase assembly protein CcoS, with protein sequence MSALIILIGFSLLAALGFLGAFVWSVRGGQFDDDYTPSVRILFDDTINPLPSDKSTPQTASK encoded by the coding sequence ATGAGCGCACTAATTATCCTGATCGGTTTCAGCCTGTTGGCTGCCTTGGGATTCCTGGGAGCCTTTGTGTGGTCGGTGCGGGGCGGACAGTTCGATGACGACTACACACCCTCCGTCCGCATCCTGTTCGACGATACCATCAACCCGCTTCCTTCTGACAAATCGACACCCCAGACAGCCAGCAAATAA
- the ccoN gene encoding cytochrome-c oxidase, cbb3-type subunit I encodes MSSTIAIDAHPPVVMDEFQYDNKIVRNFAIATVLYGLIGILVGVLIAFQLAYPFLNFELSYTTFGRLRPLHTNAVIFAFVGNGFFTGMYYSAPRILKAPMWSKKLSYFNFWGWQAIILAAAITLPMGLTTSKEYAELEWPIDIAIAVVWVAAMINLLMTMVNRRSEHIYAAIWFYIASFITVAMLHVVNSLALPISLFKSYSVYAGVQDALVQWWYGHNAVAFFLTTPYLGLMYYFLPKAANRPIYSYRLSIVHFWALIFLYIWAGPHHLLYNALPDWAQTLGVVFSIMLIAPSWGGMINGLFTLRGAWDKVREDVVLKFMVVALTAYGMATFEGPMLSLKSVNAISHFTDWTVAHVHVGALGWNGFLTFGILYWLIPRIYATPLHSQKLANFHFWIGTLGIIFYAVPMYWAGWTQSSMWMQFTEEGLLKYPNFLETVIQLVPLYILRGIGGVLYLVGFAVMIYNLLMTAKNGTLVETETARVPSVASSWKPSKGEYWHSRTVERKPVLLTVCALIAVAIGGVIELVPTFMVESNVPTIASVKPYTPLELQGRDIYVREGCYVCHSQMVRPFRAEIERYGEYSKAGEFVYDHPFQWGSKRTGPDLHRVGQKYPDSWHYNHMEDPRSMSPGSLMPPYSFLLDAPLDTATTAAKIRAMQTLGVPYEEGYDQIANRDLMKQADQIKGRLKQSGIETQSDREIVALIAYLQRLGTDIKGNNGNVANLN; translated from the coding sequence ATGAGTTCAACTATAGCTATCGATGCTCACCCTCCGGTTGTGATGGACGAATTTCAGTACGACAACAAAATCGTCCGGAACTTTGCCATTGCCACCGTATTGTACGGCCTGATTGGCATCCTGGTCGGGGTGCTGATTGCTTTTCAGCTTGCCTACCCCTTCCTCAACTTCGAACTGTCGTACACGACTTTCGGACGGCTGCGCCCGCTGCACACCAACGCGGTGATTTTCGCCTTTGTGGGCAATGGTTTCTTCACGGGTATGTACTACTCGGCGCCCCGCATCCTCAAAGCACCGATGTGGAGCAAAAAATTGAGTTACTTCAATTTCTGGGGCTGGCAAGCCATCATTCTGGCGGCTGCCATTACCCTACCCATGGGTTTGACCACTTCCAAGGAATACGCCGAACTGGAATGGCCCATCGACATCGCCATTGCAGTAGTGTGGGTGGCAGCCATGATCAATCTGCTCATGACGATGGTCAACCGCCGGTCCGAGCATATCTACGCGGCCATCTGGTTCTACATTGCCTCCTTCATCACGGTGGCCATGTTGCACGTCGTGAATAGTCTGGCGCTACCCATTTCGTTGTTCAAGAGCTACTCGGTATACGCCGGGGTGCAGGATGCGCTGGTGCAGTGGTGGTATGGCCACAATGCCGTGGCGTTCTTCCTGACTACCCCCTATCTGGGTCTGATGTACTACTTCTTACCCAAGGCTGCTAACCGTCCCATCTATTCCTACCGCCTGTCGATCGTGCACTTCTGGGCGCTGATCTTCCTGTACATCTGGGCGGGGCCGCACCACCTGCTCTACAATGCCCTGCCCGACTGGGCCCAAACCCTGGGCGTAGTGTTTTCGATCATGCTGATCGCGCCTTCCTGGGGTGGAATGATCAACGGCCTCTTTACGCTTCGTGGAGCCTGGGATAAAGTGCGCGAGGATGTGGTGCTCAAATTCATGGTGGTAGCCCTGACGGCCTACGGCATGGCGACTTTCGAGGGGCCGATGCTGTCACTCAAAAGTGTGAACGCCATTAGCCACTTCACCGACTGGACCGTCGCCCACGTGCACGTGGGAGCGCTGGGCTGGAATGGCTTCCTGACCTTTGGTATCCTGTACTGGCTCATTCCGCGTATCTATGCTACGCCGCTGCATTCGCAGAAACTAGCCAATTTCCACTTCTGGATCGGTACCCTGGGTATCATCTTCTACGCCGTGCCGATGTACTGGGCGGGCTGGACGCAAAGCTCCATGTGGATGCAGTTTACCGAAGAAGGGTTGTTGAAGTACCCCAATTTTCTCGAAACAGTGATCCAACTGGTACCCCTTTATATCCTGCGTGGAATCGGCGGGGTACTGTATCTGGTGGGCTTCGCAGTGATGATTTACAACCTGTTGATGACTGCCAAAAACGGCACGCTGGTCGAAACTGAAACTGCAAGGGTACCCTCCGTCGCGTCGTCCTGGAAGCCCAGTAAAGGTGAATACTGGCATAGCCGCACGGTAGAGCGGAAGCCGGTACTGCTTACCGTTTGCGCGTTGATCGCCGTGGCTATTGGGGGCGTCATCGAGCTCGTACCTACCTTCATGGTCGAGTCCAACGTACCTACCATTGCCAGCGTGAAGCCCTATACGCCGCTCGAATTGCAGGGCCGTGACATCTACGTACGGGAAGGCTGCTATGTGTGCCATTCGCAGATGGTGCGCCCATTCCGGGCCGAGATCGAACGCTACGGCGAGTATTCCAAAGCCGGGGAATTCGTCTACGATCATCCCTTCCAGTGGGGTTCCAAGCGTACGGGCCCCGACTTGCACCGAGTAGGACAAAAGTACCCCGACTCCTGGCACTACAACCATATGGAAGATCCGCGCTCGATGTCGCCCGGCTCGCTCATGCCGCCCTATTCGTTCCTGTTGGACGCGCCGCTCGATACGGCTACTACGGCGGCCAAAATCCGCGCCATGCAGACCCTGGGGGTACCCTATGAGGAAGGCTACGACCAAATCGCTAACCGCGACCTGATGAAGCAGGCCGACCAGATTAAGGGCCGCCTCAAGCAAAGCGGCATCGAGACGCAGTCCGACCGCGAAATCGTGGCACTCATCGCCTACCTGCAACGCCTGGGTACCGACATCAAGGGCAATAATGGAAATGTAGCAAACCTAAACTAA
- a CDS encoding cbb3-type cytochrome c oxidase N-terminal domain-containing protein: MKFKNYLETIAGVSIYPLISLVIFVAFFVGLLWYVLRMGRQEVDAMKAVPLDDSVIKKTLLTILALLVVPSAFAQGTEVPTSYSDFLLYVVMFLLVCMILVLLVVLVQVIVLYQKITTKALPAEVQAESTPLFSPGWWRKFVGFSTPLSKEEKILLAGHEYDGIHELDNRMPPWLQFMFVGTVLFAITYGLYYHAFGFGDLQMEELNKELAMAEVQKKAYIEKMGAGINEENVTLLTEGALIKEGGVIFTEKCTACHAADGGGGVGPNLTDDYWLHGGDIKDVFKVIKYGVPEKGMISWEKQLPPQEMQKVASFILAELHGNKPMAPKAPQGELYETPADVPTNPVPQALEVAKQQ; this comes from the coding sequence ATGAAATTCAAGAACTATCTCGAAACCATTGCGGGCGTCAGCATTTACCCGCTGATCTCGCTGGTGATATTCGTGGCCTTTTTCGTTGGGCTGCTGTGGTACGTCCTCCGCATGGGCCGTCAGGAAGTGGACGCAATGAAAGCGGTTCCACTGGACGACAGTGTAATTAAAAAGACCCTTTTGACCATTTTGGCCCTGCTAGTTGTCCCATCGGCTTTCGCCCAGGGCACCGAGGTACCTACCTCCTATTCCGATTTCCTTCTTTATGTCGTGATGTTTCTGTTGGTCTGTATGATCCTTGTGCTGCTGGTCGTACTGGTACAGGTAATCGTATTGTATCAGAAAATCACCACCAAAGCGCTACCCGCCGAGGTACAAGCCGAATCTACCCCTCTGTTCAGTCCCGGCTGGTGGCGCAAGTTCGTAGGTTTTTCCACACCGTTGAGTAAGGAAGAAAAGATCCTGCTGGCGGGCCACGAATACGACGGCATTCACGAGCTCGACAACCGGATGCCGCCCTGGCTGCAGTTCATGTTTGTGGGTACGGTGCTCTTCGCCATAACGTACGGTCTGTACTATCATGCCTTTGGTTTTGGTGATTTACAGATGGAAGAGTTGAACAAAGAACTGGCTATGGCCGAGGTGCAGAAGAAGGCCTATATTGAGAAAATGGGCGCGGGTATTAATGAAGAGAATGTGACGCTGCTCACCGAAGGAGCGCTCATCAAGGAAGGGGGCGTGATTTTTACGGAAAAATGCACCGCCTGCCACGCGGCTGACGGTGGAGGTGGGGTAGGTCCCAACCTGACCGATGACTATTGGCTTCATGGTGGCGATATCAAAGATGTGTTCAAGGTGATTAAGTACGGGGTACCTGAAAAGGGCATGATTTCGTGGGAAAAGCAACTCCCGCCCCAGGAAATGCAGAAAGTGGCCAGCTTCATCCTAGCCGAGTTACATGGCAACAAACCCATGGCTCCCAAAGCACCGCAGGGAGAATTGTACGAAACGCCTGCCGACGTACCCACCAATCCGGTGCCCCAAGCCCTTGAAGTAGCCAAACAACAATAA
- a CDS encoding alginate O-acetyltransferase AlgX-related protein — MIKKILFGIILLFLNIVFVEVCLRLFNYVYPTSIFYREDYNQYRGIPHSDSYGFKLNAHGFKDVEYNIAKTPGTYRIVGVGDSFTFGVAPYPYNYLTLLEDTLHNMSTLPPVEIINMGICSTAPPHYLSIITDEALPLKPDMILLSVFVGNDIAESSRDSRKRKLFTYSYLASSVYYIYKVLTGLSQNGTATAYGKGYVYCDSCSTLDPERYLDIETQRSYVFCQNNTNFERHVQDALSYLHKINNLCKRRGIKLVVALLPDEMQVNTDLQKRVLAKGTLAAAAWDNEQPNRVLRQELEKANVPVVDLLNEFVARRQGPPLYIPNDSHWNIKGNRVAAASLAGQLPSLIAGP, encoded by the coding sequence ATGATCAAGAAAATACTTTTCGGAATTATACTGTTATTCCTCAATATCGTCTTCGTTGAGGTTTGTCTTCGCTTGTTCAATTACGTATATCCAACCTCCATTTTCTACCGCGAAGATTACAATCAGTACCGGGGGATTCCGCACTCGGATAGTTATGGATTCAAACTCAACGCCCACGGATTCAAAGACGTAGAATACAATATTGCCAAAACGCCCGGTACATACCGGATCGTGGGCGTTGGCGATTCTTTCACTTTTGGGGTGGCACCTTATCCTTATAACTACCTGACCCTTCTGGAAGACACGCTTCACAACATGTCTACTTTGCCTCCAGTGGAGATTATCAACATGGGGATTTGCAGCACTGCGCCGCCTCACTACCTATCCATCATCACCGATGAAGCGCTACCACTCAAACCCGATATGATTCTGCTTTCGGTTTTCGTAGGTAACGATATTGCGGAAAGTTCCCGCGACTCGCGGAAACGCAAACTGTTCACCTATTCCTATCTGGCGTCATCTGTATACTACATTTACAAAGTTCTGACCGGACTTAGCCAGAATGGCACGGCTACTGCCTATGGCAAAGGATATGTGTACTGTGACTCCTGTAGTACATTGGACCCCGAAAGGTACCTCGATATCGAAACGCAACGCAGCTATGTTTTCTGCCAGAACAATACCAATTTTGAAAGGCATGTACAGGATGCTCTTTCCTACCTGCACAAAATCAACAATTTATGCAAGCGCCGGGGTATCAAACTAGTGGTAGCATTGTTGCCCGATGAAATGCAGGTCAATACGGACTTACAGAAACGCGTGCTTGCTAAAGGTACCCTTGCCGCGGCAGCCTGGGACAACGAACAGCCCAATCGGGTTTTGAGGCAGGAACTGGAAAAAGCCAATGTACCGGTGGTGGATCTGTTGAACGAATTCGTCGCCCGGCGGCAAGGCCCACCGCTTTACATACCTAACGACTCCCATTGGAATATTAAAGGGAATCGTGTGGCTGCGGCGTCTCTGGCGGGTCAACTACCAAGCCTAATAGCCGGGCCATGA
- a CDS encoding outer membrane lipoprotein-sorting protein — protein MKVFKLLVILLLASGTSNAQQATVKAPTVDDILNKYYENSGGKALWDSLKSVRMTGQVSVQGMEIPVTIIQTAAGQQKVSIKFQGQEITQVAFDGEKGWNTDFMNQKAEKMSAEANANTKQQVMDFPDALHNYKAKGYLAQLEGKEMIEGKEAFKVKLIKTPVKLDGQEQENIVYYFFDPENYLPVAMRNMSLSGQTKGASVETLLDDYRQVQGLLFPFSSKISYNGQPGETIQLENIETNAKFDPKLFAFPE, from the coding sequence ATGAAGGTTTTTAAATTGCTGGTAATACTGTTGCTGGCATCGGGCACATCCAATGCACAGCAGGCAACTGTCAAGGCACCGACTGTGGACGATATTCTGAACAAGTACTATGAAAACAGTGGAGGTAAGGCTCTGTGGGATTCTCTGAAAAGTGTACGGATGACAGGGCAGGTTTCAGTGCAGGGTATGGAAATTCCGGTCACGATTATCCAGACGGCCGCCGGGCAGCAGAAGGTAAGCATTAAATTTCAGGGGCAGGAGATAACGCAGGTGGCCTTTGATGGAGAAAAGGGCTGGAATACGGACTTTATGAACCAGAAGGCGGAGAAAATGAGCGCCGAAGCCAATGCCAATACTAAACAGCAGGTAATGGATTTTCCCGACGCTTTACACAACTACAAGGCAAAAGGCTACCTGGCCCAGCTGGAAGGGAAGGAGATGATCGAAGGTAAGGAAGCCTTCAAAGTCAAATTGATAAAAACCCCCGTCAAACTCGATGGCCAGGAACAGGAGAATATCGTGTACTATTTTTTCGATCCTGAAAATTATCTGCCTGTCGCCATGCGTAATATGTCCCTCAGTGGACAAACCAAGGGAGCTTCTGTAGAAACGCTGCTCGACGACTACCGTCAGGTACAGGGGCTACTCTTTCCGTTTTCGAGCAAAATCAGCTACAACGGCCAGCCTGGCGAAACCATTCAACTCGAGAACATCGAAACGAATGCGAAATTTGATCCAAAACTGTTTGCGTTTCCGGAGTAA